CACCGGCATGCACGCGGTGATCCCGATCCTGTTCGTCGTCTCCGTCGAGGCCGCCCGCCACGCCGTGGGCCGAATCGCCGACATCACGGCCGACAAGCACATGGAGGGTGTCCGCCTCACCCGCTGGCTGCTCTCCCCCGTCCCCACGTTCAAACTGTGGCGCCGGATGAAGCTCTGGGAGCTGCGCAGCTACGAGCAGGTCATCAAGCTCGAACAGGACCGGCTCATCTACCAGGCCCGCCTCCAGGCCCGCTTCGGGCGGAGCTGGCGCCGCAAGGCCCCGATCGAGTCGCTGATGCCGCTGCGCCTGGCGAAGTACGGCGTCCCGCTCGCCGAGACCGCCCCGGCCGGACTCGCCGCCGCGGGCATCGAACCGGCCCTGCTGCCGCCCGTGAATTCCGCCCAGCCGCAGGCCGAGCTGCCGTACGCACCGGCCCAGGAGCACACGCAGGCACCGGAGCAGGAGTACGCGCACGAGCACGAGCAGGGCAACGAGCGGGGCTACGAGAAGCAGCACGGCGCGCCCCACCCGCAGCAGCTGCCGCAGCAGCACGGGGACGACCTCCCCCAGGGCCCCCCGGGCCCCGGCTCCCACGACAGCCCCTGGTTCGCGGCGCCGCAGGTACCGGAGGACGCGTACGAGAGCGCGTACAACCCGACATACGTCGAGGGCCTGGAGCCCACCCCGGTCATGATTCCCTCGGGCCCCGGCCGGACCCGCCCCCTCGGTGACGTGGGCACGATCGGCGCGGTCCCCCACCCCCGTCAGGCGGAGCCCCAGGCCGTACAGCAGGGGCAGGGGCAGGGACAGCAGCAGCCCCAGCAGGAACCGCACCCCGAGCCCCAGGCCGAGCAGCCGCAGCAGGAGGCGGACCCGGCGGAGTGGGCCGAGGCAGAGGTCGAGTTCGGCGAGATCGCGTACGAGGTGTTCGCGGCGTACACGCACCAGCACCAGGACTACCCGAGCGCCGAGGTCCTCGACATACACCTCTCGGACGGCCACAACGTGCGGCACCCGCGCAGTGCGGCCCTGCTCCGCAGGCTGCTGCCGGGCTTCAAGCAGCGCTTCAACATGGACGAGGCCGCGAACCACATCGCGTGAGCCACGCGGCGGCCCGTCGCAGGACGGAGCCCGCACGACGGAGGGCCGTCACCCGGTGATCCGGGTGACGGCCCTCCGTCGTGTTGCAACAAAGGCCCTAGGCGCCGAGCAGCACACGCACCCGGTCCGCCCCCACCGCGAGGAGCAGCGTGGGCAGCCGCGGTCCGGTGTCCCGGCTGACCAGCAGCCGGTACAGCAGCGCGAAGAACGAGCGCTGGGCCACCTTCAGCTCCGGCGTCGGCTTGGCATCCGCGTCCAGACCGGCCAGCACCTTCGGTACGCCGTAGACGAGCGTGGTCAGCCCGTCGAGCGACCAGTGCGAGTCCAGCCCCTCCAGGAGCAGCCGGAGCGACTCCCGGCCCTGCTCGTCCAGCGAACCGAGCAGTTCCTTGTCCGGCTCGCCGCGG
The Streptomyces sp. NBC_00234 DNA segment above includes these coding regions:
- a CDS encoding DUF2637 domain-containing protein, producing the protein MAAMQLTRTHRILIGIVIAGAVLIAAIGFAGSYAAVRELAVEKGFGTFSYVFPIGIDAGICVLLALDLLLTWMRIPFPLLRQTAWLLTAATIAFNGAAAWPDPLGTGMHAVIPILFVVSVEAARHAVGRIADITADKHMEGVRLTRWLLSPVPTFKLWRRMKLWELRSYEQVIKLEQDRLIYQARLQARFGRSWRRKAPIESLMPLRLAKYGVPLAETAPAGLAAAGIEPALLPPVNSAQPQAELPYAPAQEHTQAPEQEYAHEHEQGNERGYEKQHGAPHPQQLPQQHGDDLPQGPPGPGSHDSPWFAAPQVPEDAYESAYNPTYVEGLEPTPVMIPSGPGRTRPLGDVGTIGAVPHPRQAEPQAVQQGQGQGQQQPQQEPHPEPQAEQPQQEADPAEWAEAEVEFGEIAYEVFAAYTHQHQDYPSAEVLDIHLSDGHNVRHPRSAALLRRLLPGFKQRFNMDEAANHIA